A stretch of the Cucurbita pepo subsp. pepo cultivar mu-cu-16 chromosome LG16, ASM280686v2, whole genome shotgun sequence genome encodes the following:
- the LOC111776925 gene encoding uncharacterized protein LOC111776925 yields the protein MVKIGEIDQKEEEQEEEEDEIEWPPWLEPLLSTSFFVQCKQHADSHKSECNMYCLDCMNGALCSLCLDSHPDHRAIQIRRSSYHDVIRVCEIQKYVDITGVQTYIINSARIVFLNERPQTRPSKALTNICLVCHRSLLHSFHFCSLGCKLIGTSRNFEKKEKVMENESSDTATSNRRRLRSKIQSFSPATPPPTAAATHKAGKRRKGTPHRSPMGGLLLEF from the exons ATG GTAAAAATCGGAGAAATCGATcagaaagaggaagaacaagaagaagaagaagatgaaattgaatggCCGCCATGGCTGGAACCTCTGCTGAGCACGAGCTTCTTCGTTCAATGCAAGCAGCACGCGGATTCGCACAAAAGTGAATGCAATATGTATTGCTTGGATTGCATGAACGGAGCTCTCTGTTCGCTCTGTCTTGATTCTCATCCAGATCACAGAGCCATTCAG ATAAGGAGATCGTCGTACCATGATGTAATAAGAGTATGCGAGATACAGAAATATGTGGACATAACAGGAGTCCAAACTTACATCATAAATAGTGCGAGGATCGTGTTCTTGAACGAGCGCCCTCAGACACGTCCTTCGAAAGCTCTCACCAACATCTGCCTTGTTTGCCACCGTTCCCTTCTTCATTCCTTCCATTTCTGCTCTCTTGGCTGCAAG CTAATTGGGACGTCgagaaattttgagaaaaaggagaaagtgATGGAAAACGAAAGCTCGGACACCGCCACGAGCAACAGAAGAAGGCTTAGAAGCAAAATCCAAAGCTTCTCGCCGGCGACGCCACCACCCACGGCGGCGGCGACCCACAAAGCTGGCAAGAGAAGGAAGGGAACGCCACATCGATCCCCAATGGGAGGACTTCTcttagaattttaa
- the LOC111777786 gene encoding uncharacterized protein LOC111777786, whose translation MEKQRERAKSEEMEKLCRRCNRSYLPSSNSSSSCRFHPSFFVCRRHDDQKRYYELGPNDPPYAAKFYDCCGAEDAEASGCTTSFHVSYDE comes from the exons ATGGAAAAACAGAGGGAGAGGGCTAAATCTGAAGAAATGGAGAAGCTCTGCCGAAGATGTAATCGGTCCTATCTTCCATCCTCcaattcatcttcttcatgcCGTTTCCATCCTTCGTTTTTCGTTTGTCGCCGCCATGACGATCAGAAGAG GTACTATGAATTGGGACCCAACGACCCGCCTTATGCAGCCAAATTCTACGACTGCTGTGGGGCTGAGGACGCCGAGGCGTCAGGCTGCACCACCAGCTTCCATGTTTCTTATGATGAATGA